A single Corynebacterium resistens DSM 45100 DNA region contains:
- a CDS encoding error-prone DNA polymerase, translated as MPAIFFLKFRSPVLNRVRFRTVEDEPRKQPAGKGRGRKSARRPQPVGQARGFGNPAALNWSRLERILSGVDTGPLHALGIADGVGDGAQIHWWDGQEQSEDRGGAKGAQKPTLHPFAELRTYHAYHFLHGADQPETMVAKAAELGITHLACLDRDGMYGTARFATAVAEHNAGLAIAAVQGDAERNAEEPGVRANSQQMSASERNAEEPGVRANDQKASVSGRNAAEGASQISPGFQMRTVFGAELSLAEGDGHPLAILCRRQEGYRRLSQLITEAKMADRDKDTVNYPPLETIAERAGDQWLILIDHHWLNRADELVRLFGSENCVIQYQLTMDPADAEWNEQLRRYAEHHPGLQEIVSAVATCAQPSSARLAGVKAALHEQRDLHAAEPTTHPTGGSWLRSRDEMMQLAGDCDWLHAAIDNTVTLAEQCAFTLNLIAPNLPRYPVPTGHTEMSWLKALVEKGGAERYGRRPKKEECSAETNQQAGAVGLATGSAARKANTAANAKAWETIDRELGIIEQLGFPGYFLIVYDIVNFCHTNDIFCQGRGSAANSAVCFALGITTVDAVAAGLLFERFLSPERDGPPDIDLDIESGRREEAIQYVYQRYGRDNAAQVANVITYRRKGALRDAARALGYAPGQVDAWTRGIEEPPELLQHVADQLRDHPRHLGIHSGGMVICDRPIADVVPTEWARMENRSVVQWDKDDCAAVGLVKFDLLGLGMLEAIHHAVDQVEKHRGRRVELWRLDPVETEVYAMLAKADAIGVFQVESRAQMNTLPRLKPRTFYDLVVQVALIRPGPIQGGSVHPFIRRRNGLEPVTFDHPSLEPALTRTLGVPLFQEQLMQVVVDAAGFTAAEADSLRRAMGSKRSPRRMAALRERFYDGLERTNGITGEVADRLWDKIVAFASYGFPESHAQSFASLVYYSAWFKYHYPAEFCVALLRAQPMGFYSPQSLIADARRHGVKILPVDINASGVEPETVIDVDAAGLLASASVGSPNRGVSPSADPASSFGSTPSASPEANRPQGVHGLGRGTAEPVGAIRLGLASVSGIGKDVATAIVRARENNGAFVTVSDLSRQAGLTVKHVEQLARAGALECLGLDRRQAVWAAGVAATEREGMLPGSSLVQVPSLPGMNAFELTAADLATTGITPDGHPVVLLRQLLEQWHELPIRTGIRAGQVRGGAPVVPANRLLDIPDGTRIRVAGVVTHRQRPATAGGVVFFGIEDETGLANVMVTQGLWRRQRKEALATKMVLIRGIVHNSAGAASVTADLIEPMEPELRAAKTLGSVHEKSRDFR; from the coding sequence GTGCCCGCCATCTTCTTTCTAAAATTTAGATCACCTGTTCTAAATCGGGTAAGGTTTCGAACCGTGGAAGATGAGCCCAGGAAGCAGCCGGCAGGGAAGGGGAGAGGGCGGAAATCCGCGCGCCGCCCCCAGCCTGTCGGTCAAGCGCGCGGATTTGGCAATCCCGCTGCGCTGAACTGGTCTCGTCTCGAGCGCATCCTGTCCGGTGTGGATACTGGCCCCCTGCATGCTCTCGGCATTGCAGATGGTGTGGGGGACGGCGCCCAGATTCACTGGTGGGATGGGCAGGAGCAGTCGGAGGATAGGGGCGGCGCCAAGGGAGCCCAGAAGCCTACTCTGCATCCTTTCGCAGAGTTGCGTACCTATCACGCCTATCACTTCTTGCACGGCGCGGACCAACCCGAAACCATGGTGGCTAAGGCAGCTGAACTGGGCATTACGCATCTTGCCTGCCTGGATCGAGATGGCATGTACGGGACAGCCCGGTTCGCTACGGCGGTAGCGGAGCATAACGCTGGGTTGGCCATTGCTGCGGTGCAAGGTGATGCGGAGCGTAATGCGGAGGAGCCTGGTGTTCGGGCAAATAGTCAGCAAATGAGTGCGTCGGAGCGTAATGCGGAGGAGCCTGGTGTTCGGGCAAATGACCAGAAAGCGAGTGTATCTGGGCGCAATGCTGCTGAAGGCGCCTCACAAATTAGCCCGGGATTTCAGATGCGCACGGTATTCGGAGCAGAGTTGTCGCTTGCGGAAGGCGACGGGCATCCATTGGCGATTCTCTGCCGCCGCCAAGAGGGCTACCGGCGCCTGTCGCAACTCATCACGGAAGCCAAGATGGCAGATCGCGATAAGGACACGGTGAACTACCCGCCGCTGGAAACTATTGCGGAGCGAGCCGGGGATCAGTGGTTGATTCTCATCGACCACCACTGGCTTAACCGCGCCGACGAATTAGTCCGCTTGTTCGGTAGCGAAAACTGCGTAATTCAGTACCAACTGACGATGGATCCCGCGGATGCCGAATGGAACGAGCAACTGCGCCGCTACGCCGAGCACCATCCCGGCCTGCAGGAAATAGTCAGTGCTGTCGCCACCTGCGCGCAGCCGTCCTCGGCACGCCTCGCCGGAGTCAAAGCAGCCCTCCATGAACAGCGGGATCTGCATGCCGCGGAGCCCACCACGCACCCCACGGGCGGATCGTGGCTGCGTTCCCGAGACGAGATGATGCAACTCGCGGGCGACTGCGATTGGCTGCACGCGGCGATCGACAACACTGTCACATTGGCAGAACAATGTGCGTTCACACTCAACCTCATCGCGCCGAATTTGCCGCGCTACCCAGTGCCTACGGGGCACACCGAAATGAGCTGGTTAAAAGCCCTGGTGGAAAAGGGTGGAGCGGAGCGCTATGGGCGTCGGCCCAAAAAGGAAGAGTGCAGTGCGGAAACGAACCAGCAAGCCGGCGCGGTCGGCCTAGCTACAGGTTCAGCAGCGAGGAAGGCGAACACCGCGGCGAACGCGAAGGCCTGGGAGACGATCGACCGAGAGCTGGGAATCATCGAACAGCTGGGATTTCCCGGGTACTTCCTGATCGTCTACGACATCGTGAACTTCTGCCACACGAACGACATTTTCTGCCAAGGCAGGGGCTCGGCGGCGAACTCCGCGGTGTGCTTCGCGCTGGGGATCACGACCGTGGACGCGGTGGCGGCGGGGCTGTTGTTCGAGCGATTCCTCTCACCGGAACGCGACGGGCCGCCCGATATTGACTTGGACATTGAATCCGGCCGGCGCGAGGAGGCGATTCAGTACGTCTACCAACGCTACGGGCGCGATAATGCGGCGCAGGTGGCGAACGTCATCACCTACCGGCGTAAGGGAGCGCTGCGCGATGCCGCCCGCGCCCTGGGGTATGCGCCCGGCCAGGTAGATGCGTGGACACGCGGGATTGAAGAACCCCCGGAACTGCTGCAGCACGTGGCAGACCAGCTGCGCGATCACCCGCGCCACCTGGGCATTCACTCCGGTGGCATGGTGATTTGCGACCGCCCGATCGCCGATGTGGTGCCCACGGAATGGGCGCGCATGGAAAACCGTTCCGTGGTGCAGTGGGATAAGGATGATTGCGCGGCCGTGGGGCTGGTGAAGTTCGACCTGCTGGGGCTGGGCATGCTGGAGGCGATTCACCATGCGGTTGACCAGGTGGAAAAGCACCGTGGCCGGCGCGTGGAGCTGTGGCGGCTGGACCCTGTGGAGACTGAGGTGTACGCCATGCTGGCCAAAGCTGATGCCATCGGAGTGTTCCAAGTGGAATCCCGCGCACAGATGAACACCCTGCCGCGGTTGAAGCCCCGCACGTTCTACGACCTGGTGGTGCAGGTCGCGCTGATCCGTCCGGGGCCGATCCAAGGCGGTAGTGTGCACCCGTTCATCCGCCGCCGGAATGGGCTGGAACCCGTGACGTTTGATCATCCCAGCCTGGAACCCGCGCTGACCAGGACTTTGGGAGTGCCACTGTTTCAGGAGCAGCTGATGCAGGTTGTCGTGGATGCCGCCGGATTCACTGCGGCGGAGGCTGATTCGCTGCGACGCGCGATGGGGTCTAAGCGCTCCCCGCGGCGGATGGCGGCTTTGCGCGAGCGGTTCTATGACGGCCTTGAACGAACCAATGGAATTACTGGGGAAGTTGCCGATCGTCTATGGGACAAGATTGTGGCCTTCGCTTCCTACGGGTTCCCGGAATCGCATGCGCAGTCGTTCGCCTCGCTGGTCTATTACTCCGCGTGGTTCAAATACCACTACCCGGCGGAATTTTGCGTGGCCTTGCTGCGTGCTCAACCGATGGGCTTTTATTCACCGCAATCGCTGATCGCAGATGCGCGCCGACATGGGGTGAAAATCTTGCCGGTGGATATTAATGCCTCCGGGGTGGAGCCGGAGACGGTGATCGATGTTGATGCTGCAGGTCTTCTTGCCAGCGCTAGTGTTGGCAGCCCTAACCGCGGGGTTTCTCCTTCGGCCGATCCTGCTTCTTCTTTTGGCTCGACGCCCAGCGCTTCCCCCGAAGCCAATCGTCCCCAGGGGGTTCACGGGCTCGGCCGTGGCACAGCCGAGCCCGTGGGGGCCATTCGGCTCGGGCTTGCCTCCGTCAGCGGCATTGGGAAAGACGTGGCCACCGCGATCGTCCGCGCCCGCGAAAACAATGGAGCATTCGTCACGGTCAGTGATCTATCCCGGCAAGCTGGCCTGACGGTGAAACACGTGGAGCAACTCGCCCGTGCGGGTGCGTTGGAATGCCTTGGCCTAGATCGCCGTCAGGCTGTGTGGGCCGCCGGAGTAGCAGCTACCGAGCGGGAAGGTATGCTGCCCGGAAGCTCATTGGTTCAGGTCCCCTCGCTGCCGGGTATGAATGCTTTTGAACTCACCGCAGCGGATCTAGCGACCACGGGAATCACCCCGGATGGGCATCCTGTGGTGCTGTTACGGCAGCTCCTCGAACAATGGCATGAGCTGCCTATCCGCACTGGAATCCGCGCTGGCCAGGTCCGTGGTGGTGCGCCAGTCGTGCCAGCCAACCGCCTGCTGGATATTCCAGATGGCACCCGAATTCGCGTGGCTGGGGTGGTGACCCATCGGCAACGCCCAGCCACGGCTGGGGGAGTGGTGTTCTTCGGTATTGAAGATGAAACCGGACTAGCCAACGTCATGGTCACCCAAGGGCTATGGCGCCGTCAACGTAAGGAAGCGCTGGCCACAAAAATGGTTTTGATCAGGGGAATTGTCCATAATTCGGCGGGTGCTGCAAGCGTCACAGCCGACCTCATCGAGCCCATGGAACCGGAATTACGGGCGGCAAAAACACTCGGTTCGGTCCACGAAAAATCACGTGATTTTCGTTAG
- a CDS encoding GIY-YIG nuclease family protein has protein sequence MSNDPLLDQLDELIAADTDGLLDMPEKPRPVTEVDRLVRAFREVSDFYAAHGREPDPNTLEIAERKLGARLVGIRGNESKIAELKEHDEHGLLKATTAPTDLDDLLAEDPDLLGETPDIFDVSSLPARKSPADEGDRATRVKAKDFAAFEALFADKHQGLKEGTWKLGSFVGESSIRAGRFFLINGMMCFVAEIREPKAERGESKPRLRVVFENGTESSMYRESLATRMYETGGQALTRTTLDASEIGDADQETGYIYVLKSLSQHPDVRSLRDLYKIGFSRGPVEKRIAGAEKSPTYLMAPVEVVASYRAYNLRPSALEHLLHRVFASVRLNASIADEVSGSVAATEWFLVPLPVIDRAIELIMSGEIVNYVYDPQLGDLVAV, from the coding sequence GTGAGTAATGATCCGTTGCTTGATCAGCTTGACGAACTCATCGCTGCCGATACTGATGGTTTGCTGGATATGCCGGAAAAGCCCCGACCGGTCACGGAAGTGGATCGGCTAGTTCGGGCTTTCCGGGAAGTATCGGACTTCTATGCCGCACATGGACGTGAACCGGACCCGAACACACTTGAAATCGCAGAGCGCAAACTGGGAGCGCGATTGGTGGGGATCCGTGGCAATGAATCGAAAATCGCTGAGCTTAAAGAACATGATGAGCACGGATTATTGAAGGCGACAACTGCGCCGACGGACCTCGACGACCTTCTGGCAGAGGATCCTGATCTGCTTGGAGAAACGCCGGATATTTTCGATGTTTCTTCGCTACCAGCTCGAAAGAGCCCTGCGGATGAAGGAGACCGAGCTACCAGGGTTAAAGCTAAAGATTTCGCCGCGTTTGAAGCGCTTTTCGCAGATAAACATCAAGGTCTGAAGGAAGGCACGTGGAAACTGGGTTCCTTCGTCGGTGAAAGCAGCATCCGAGCAGGTCGCTTCTTCCTGATTAACGGAATGATGTGTTTCGTAGCGGAGATCCGAGAGCCTAAGGCTGAGCGAGGGGAGAGTAAACCGCGCTTACGCGTGGTTTTTGAAAACGGAACCGAGTCATCTATGTACAGGGAGTCTCTAGCGACTCGAATGTATGAAACGGGCGGGCAAGCCCTGACGCGAACAACCCTGGACGCTAGCGAAATCGGTGATGCTGACCAGGAAACCGGCTACATCTACGTTCTGAAGTCACTGAGTCAGCATCCCGATGTACGTTCCTTGAGGGACTTGTACAAGATCGGTTTTTCACGCGGGCCAGTTGAGAAAAGGATTGCTGGAGCAGAAAAGAGCCCCACATACCTCATGGCTCCTGTGGAGGTAGTGGCATCCTATCGGGCATACAATCTTCGACCTTCCGCGCTTGAGCATCTCCTTCACCGGGTGTTCGCCTCGGTTCGTTTGAACGCCTCGATAGCCGATGAGGTCAGTGGATCTGTCGCGGCGACCGAGTGGTTTTTAGTTCCCCTGCCGGTAATTGACCGGGCAATCGAACTGATCATGTCGGGCGAGATCGTCAACTACGTCTATGACCCGCAACTGGGGGATCTGGTCGCCGTTTAA
- a CDS encoding DEAD/DEAH box helicase translates to MGKHSRENLVNVEYAQAGTSVSTNELGMREMQRRVYEHRGSQYLLIKAPPASGKSRALMFVGLDKLFNQNRKKVIVAVPERSIGGSFANTALIKNGFFADWEVEPRNNLCTPGSTASKVNEFIRFMHGPDATLVCTHATLRFAFEKLTPSDFNGTVLAIDEFHHVSADLENSRLGSLLREVMNGSDVHIIAMTGSYFRGDAVPVLLPGDEAKFTPVTFNYYDQLNGYDHLKSLGIGHHFYQGRYTDSIGEVLDLDKKTIIHIPNVNSGESTKDKIEEVGLILDVIGESVGVEEETGIILVRRRDNGETLRVADLVDDTDQKARARTLAYLVDTASQNRDAVDIIIALGMAKEGFDWPYAEHALTVGYRASLTEIIQIIGRVTRDAEGKTHAQFTNLLAEPDAAQSEVTVSVNNMLKAITASLLMEQVLAQNFNFKPKVPSDNSNEPGTIKVSGLKEPSTDRVRQIVATDLNDLKAKILQDDTFARAAVGSVDPETTNKVLIPKIIREEYPDLTEAEVEEVRQRVVVDSVIKSGEVKQVGDKRFIQMAHQFVNIDELHINLIDKINPFQRAFEIMSKTVTPTVLQLISDSIYATRIEMSLDEAMALIPRVKAWKAVNGRDPERRAEDAEERKLADALLVVRKAVAERRAEQAAAQQQGSDAVEGRN, encoded by the coding sequence ATGGGCAAGCACTCAAGGGAAAACCTCGTCAACGTTGAATACGCGCAAGCCGGTACCTCCGTAAGCACCAATGAGCTTGGTATGCGTGAAATGCAACGCCGAGTTTACGAACACCGTGGATCTCAATATTTATTGATCAAAGCCCCTCCAGCTTCGGGTAAGTCGCGTGCTTTGATGTTCGTTGGGCTGGACAAACTGTTTAACCAAAACCGCAAGAAAGTGATTGTGGCGGTCCCTGAACGGTCAATCGGTGGATCATTCGCCAACACCGCTTTGATTAAGAATGGCTTCTTCGCGGATTGGGAAGTCGAACCTCGTAACAATTTGTGTACGCCCGGTAGTACGGCCAGCAAAGTTAACGAATTTATTCGGTTCATGCATGGGCCTGATGCAACCTTGGTATGCACTCACGCAACCTTGCGTTTTGCTTTCGAGAAACTCACGCCATCCGATTTCAACGGCACGGTGCTGGCGATCGATGAATTCCACCACGTCTCAGCCGACCTGGAAAATAGCCGTTTAGGTTCTTTGTTGCGTGAGGTGATGAACGGTTCCGATGTCCACATCATCGCCATGACTGGGTCATACTTCCGTGGCGACGCAGTCCCCGTGCTTCTTCCTGGGGATGAGGCGAAATTCACGCCAGTTACCTTCAACTACTACGACCAGCTCAATGGGTATGACCACCTGAAATCCCTTGGAATCGGGCACCACTTCTACCAAGGGCGTTACACCGACAGCATCGGCGAGGTGTTGGATCTCGATAAAAAGACGATCATTCACATTCCCAATGTCAATTCTGGTGAATCCACTAAAGACAAAATTGAGGAGGTCGGCCTCATCCTCGATGTCATCGGCGAAAGCGTAGGGGTTGAGGAAGAAACTGGCATCATTTTGGTTCGGCGACGCGATAACGGAGAAACACTCCGTGTCGCAGACCTTGTCGACGACACCGATCAAAAGGCTCGCGCCCGTACTTTGGCTTATTTGGTCGATACGGCATCTCAGAACAGGGATGCTGTGGATATCATTATCGCGCTCGGGATGGCCAAAGAAGGTTTTGACTGGCCATACGCAGAACACGCATTGACTGTGGGATACCGCGCTTCGCTGACCGAAATCATCCAAATCATCGGACGTGTCACCCGCGATGCAGAGGGTAAAACCCATGCACAGTTCACTAACTTGCTCGCGGAGCCAGACGCAGCCCAAAGTGAAGTTACCGTCTCGGTGAACAACATGTTGAAGGCCATAACTGCGTCCTTGTTGATGGAACAGGTACTGGCGCAGAACTTCAACTTCAAGCCGAAGGTTCCTAGTGACAATTCCAATGAGCCCGGAACTATCAAGGTTTCTGGGCTGAAGGAACCATCTACTGACCGTGTGCGCCAAATCGTGGCAACGGATTTGAACGACTTGAAGGCGAAAATCCTGCAGGACGATACCTTCGCTAGAGCTGCCGTCGGTAGCGTCGATCCAGAAACGACCAACAAAGTACTCATCCCGAAGATCATCCGGGAGGAATACCCAGACCTTACTGAAGCTGAAGTCGAAGAAGTCCGTCAGCGGGTCGTCGTCGATTCAGTGATTAAGTCGGGTGAGGTCAAACAGGTCGGGGATAAGCGTTTCATCCAGATGGCTCACCAATTCGTCAATATCGATGAATTGCACATCAATCTGATCGACAAGATTAATCCTTTCCAGAGGGCATTCGAGATTATGTCGAAGACGGTGACTCCAACGGTTCTGCAGTTGATCTCGGATTCGATTTACGCCACACGCATCGAAATGTCGCTGGACGAGGCAATGGCGTTGATTCCGCGCGTCAAGGCCTGGAAGGCCGTCAATGGCAGAGATCCGGAACGACGGGCTGAAGACGCGGAAGAAAGGAAGCTGGCCGACGCCCTGCTGGTGGTGCGGAAAGCAGTAGCAGAACGGCGCGCGGAACAAGCCGCAGCTCAACAGCAGGGTAGCGACGCAGTGGAAGGACGAAACTAG
- a CDS encoding DNA methyltransferase, with protein sequence MARLSLKAIEERIKPLAGRDLYDREILFDLLLAYGRSKGNITRLRNGSLNVADDPEREVAQKNVVYFRETTGDLLQELEDLRHSPTAVKFSPRFVIVTNYDQVIAYDWKTTENRTFPLREIDKHFTFFLPWAGMEKAQYTAESHADVKAAEKMGKLFDELASANPGLLEDPSNRHGLNVFFTRLLFCYFAEDTGIFTENQFTNAIGSHTREDGSDTADFIKDLFAVLDESNPAKNPAHLADFPYVNGRLFRSDAHLTVPRFSSKAREMLIELGRQIWLDINPDIFGSMFQAIVTPGKRSNLGQHYTSVPNILKTIEPLFLDELKEEFEAVFDDPKKLERLLDRIARIKVFDPACGSGNFLVIAYKELRRLEHAILQRQTDLGTNDVLFNESRISIENFYGIEIDDFAVEVAILSLWIAKHQMNREFQEQFGISIPLIPLKEAGRIRAGNAARIDWNEVCPNNGMDEIYLIGNPPYGGSKKQSTEQKEDYAFVFGDRPYNKNLDYIALWFIKGSDYIAGTGAKLAFVSTNSVVQGEHVGLMFPAIFDAGVEIGFAYNSFKWENNAKNNAGVTVVVIGLRSDSSAPKYLYQNGIRREVQRINGYLADAKNVFIMRRSRRTLSASLPLMQFGNMAMDGGNLLLSQQERDNLVRSAPEVRPFLRRILGSQEFINGNYRFCVWVEPDEVEAASGIPALASRFQKVKEMRLASSDAGTRAKAITPWSFREQKGGTTDSIIVPRVSSERRDYIPMGYLGPDTVISDAAFAVYDAEPWLFGLLTSRMHMVWTRAVGGKMKTDYRYSNTIVYNNFPVRNLTDQEKDALTEKALRVLDVREYHCEKTLAQLYDPELMPDNLRQAHAEIDRFVDGLYSKRPFETDEDRLSALFAMYEDMIAAEKAAAPKKRSRKKA encoded by the coding sequence GTGGCAAGACTGAGTCTGAAGGCGATCGAGGAACGCATCAAACCGCTGGCAGGGCGGGATCTTTACGACCGGGAGATTCTCTTTGATCTTCTTCTCGCCTACGGCCGGTCGAAGGGGAATATCACACGCCTACGCAACGGATCACTAAACGTAGCTGATGACCCGGAACGCGAAGTGGCACAGAAAAACGTGGTTTATTTCCGGGAAACCACCGGGGACTTGCTGCAAGAGTTGGAGGACCTTAGGCATTCCCCCACGGCAGTTAAGTTCAGCCCTCGCTTCGTCATCGTCACCAATTACGATCAAGTCATTGCTTATGACTGGAAAACCACGGAAAACCGAACCTTCCCCCTGCGGGAAATCGATAAGCACTTCACCTTCTTCCTGCCGTGGGCTGGCATGGAAAAAGCGCAGTACACGGCCGAGTCTCACGCGGATGTCAAGGCCGCTGAAAAGATGGGGAAACTTTTCGATGAACTAGCGAGTGCGAACCCGGGGCTTCTCGAAGATCCGTCTAACCGTCATGGGCTAAATGTCTTCTTTACCCGTTTGCTGTTCTGTTACTTCGCCGAAGACACGGGGATTTTCACCGAGAATCAATTCACGAACGCGATTGGATCTCACACCCGTGAGGATGGCTCGGACACAGCTGATTTCATCAAGGACCTCTTCGCTGTCTTGGATGAGTCCAATCCGGCGAAGAACCCTGCCCATCTTGCCGATTTTCCCTATGTCAACGGCCGCCTTTTTCGTTCAGACGCCCACCTGACCGTGCCGCGTTTTTCCTCTAAAGCTCGCGAGATGCTGATCGAGCTGGGCCGGCAGATCTGGTTGGATATTAACCCCGATATTTTCGGCTCGATGTTCCAAGCGATCGTGACTCCAGGGAAGCGATCGAATCTGGGCCAGCATTACACATCGGTGCCAAATATTTTGAAGACTATCGAACCGTTGTTCCTCGACGAGCTCAAGGAGGAATTCGAGGCTGTCTTTGATGACCCGAAGAAGCTTGAGCGTCTACTTGACCGCATTGCGCGCATTAAAGTTTTCGACCCGGCATGTGGTTCCGGAAACTTCTTAGTTATCGCGTACAAGGAACTTCGGCGTCTTGAGCATGCGATCCTACAGCGACAGACCGATTTGGGAACCAACGATGTTCTCTTCAATGAGTCGCGAATCAGTATCGAGAATTTCTACGGCATCGAGATTGATGACTTTGCTGTTGAAGTGGCGATCCTTTCCCTTTGGATTGCCAAGCACCAGATGAACCGCGAATTCCAGGAACAATTCGGTATTTCCATCCCGCTTATCCCGTTGAAGGAAGCTGGCCGCATTCGGGCTGGAAATGCCGCTCGCATCGACTGGAACGAGGTGTGCCCAAACAACGGGATGGACGAAATTTACCTGATTGGTAATCCGCCGTACGGAGGATCCAAGAAGCAGTCAACTGAGCAAAAAGAGGACTACGCCTTCGTGTTCGGCGACCGTCCTTACAACAAGAATCTCGACTATATCGCCTTGTGGTTCATCAAGGGCAGCGACTACATCGCGGGAACTGGTGCGAAGTTGGCTTTCGTGTCGACCAATTCTGTGGTTCAGGGCGAGCACGTGGGGTTGATGTTCCCTGCGATTTTTGACGCAGGTGTAGAGATCGGTTTCGCGTACAACTCATTTAAATGGGAAAATAACGCGAAGAATAATGCGGGTGTGACCGTCGTGGTTATCGGGCTCCGCTCAGACTCGTCCGCCCCGAAGTACCTTTACCAGAATGGTATCCGTCGTGAGGTGCAGCGAATCAACGGGTATTTAGCTGACGCCAAAAATGTGTTTATCATGCGTCGATCGCGTCGGACGCTTTCTGCAAGCCTCCCGTTGATGCAATTCGGCAATATGGCTATGGACGGAGGGAATTTACTCCTCAGCCAGCAAGAACGTGACAATCTCGTAAGGAGTGCTCCAGAGGTACGCCCTTTCTTGAGGAGGATCCTTGGTAGCCAGGAATTCATCAATGGCAATTATCGGTTTTGCGTTTGGGTAGAACCAGACGAGGTTGAGGCTGCTTCAGGAATACCTGCCTTGGCTAGCAGGTTTCAGAAAGTGAAAGAAATGCGTTTGGCCAGCAGTGATGCTGGGACTCGAGCAAAAGCCATAACACCATGGTCTTTTCGAGAGCAGAAAGGTGGCACCACTGATTCGATCATCGTTCCTCGTGTTTCCTCGGAGCGACGTGATTACATTCCAATGGGCTACCTCGGGCCAGACACGGTGATTTCTGACGCAGCCTTTGCTGTATACGATGCCGAGCCATGGTTGTTCGGGTTGCTGACTTCGCGGATGCATATGGTGTGGACGCGGGCTGTTGGCGGAAAAATGAAGACCGACTACAGGTATTCAAACACAATCGTTTACAACAATTTCCCCGTTCGGAATTTGACTGACCAGGAAAAGGATGCGCTTACCGAAAAGGCACTGCGAGTGCTTGATGTGCGGGAGTATCACTGCGAGAAGACCCTTGCTCAGCTCTACGATCCGGAACTCATGCCTGACAATTTGAGGCAAGCCCATGCGGAGATCGATCGATTCGTTGACGGTCTGTACTCCAAACGTCCGTTCGAAACTGATGAGGATCGATTGTCTGCCCTGTTTGCTATGTATGAGGACATGATCGCAGCCGAGAAAGCAGCGGCACCAAAGAAGCGATCACGAAAGAAGGCATGA
- a CDS encoding helix-turn-helix domain-containing protein, translating into MVELGDVVRGRRRELNLTQEELADLAQVAERTIRAIESGKRTVRLDKAVQVLGAIGLELTVQVHVPEAIR; encoded by the coding sequence ATGGTGGAGCTTGGGGATGTAGTGCGCGGAAGGCGCCGTGAACTGAACCTCACCCAAGAGGAACTTGCGGATCTCGCGCAGGTGGCAGAGCGAACGATTCGTGCGATTGAGTCCGGGAAGCGGACCGTGCGCTTAGATAAGGCTGTTCAGGTTTTAGGTGCTATCGGGCTTGAGCTCACAGTGCAGGTTCACGTACCCGAAGCTATTCGGTGA
- a CDS encoding MetQ/NlpA family ABC transporter substrate-binding protein, with amino-acid sequence MSLGRKALAAVLAASTAFSLAACGGDDSETIKIGTTDSDQKQWQVFKEELDKAGIKGEIVSFNDYNIPNQALKDGQIDINNFQHMKFLAEYNVGNDTNLVPVGGTEIVPLALYFKDHKSVEDVEKAGEVAIPNDSTNQGRAINVLVQAKLITLKKEGLLTPTPADIDEGKSKVKVTTVDAAQTATSYLDGKPAIINNSFLSKAGIDPNTAIFKDDPKADEAKPYINGFVTTKENQNKEEFKKLVEIWHSQPVQDAIKEESKGTSVEIKMDGPELEKILNDTQNKLKAQK; translated from the coding sequence ATGTCCCTGGGACGTAAAGCTCTAGCAGCCGTCTTGGCAGCTTCCACCGCCTTCAGCTTGGCTGCCTGCGGTGGCGATGACAGCGAAACCATCAAGATCGGCACCACCGATTCCGACCAGAAGCAGTGGCAGGTCTTCAAGGAAGAGCTGGACAAGGCTGGCATCAAGGGCGAAATCGTTTCCTTCAACGACTACAACATCCCTAACCAGGCGCTGAAGGATGGCCAGATCGATATCAACAACTTCCAGCACATGAAGTTCCTAGCCGAGTACAACGTGGGTAACGATACGAACCTGGTTCCTGTCGGCGGCACCGAGATCGTCCCACTCGCCCTGTACTTCAAGGATCACAAGAGCGTGGAAGACGTAGAGAAGGCCGGCGAGGTAGCTATCCCTAATGACTCCACCAACCAGGGCCGCGCCATCAACGTGCTGGTTCAGGCCAAGCTGATCACCCTGAAGAAGGAAGGCCTGCTGACCCCTACCCCAGCTGATATCGACGAAGGCAAGTCCAAGGTGAAGGTCACCACCGTCGATGCTGCCCAGACCGCTACCTCCTACTTGGATGGCAAGCCAGCCATCATCAACAACTCCTTCCTTTCCAAGGCTGGAATTGATCCAAACACCGCCATCTTCAAGGACGACCCAAAGGCCGATGAGGCTAAGCCTTACATCAACGGCTTCGTGACCACCAAGGAAAACCAGAACAAGGAAGAGTTCAAGAAGCTCGTCGAAATCTGGCACTCCCAGCCTGTTCAGGATGCCATCAAGGAAGAATCGAAGGGCACCTCCGTCGAGATTAAGATGGACGGACCAGAGCTCGAAAAGATTCTGAACGATACACAGAACAAGCTGAAGGCTCAGAAGTAA